A genomic region of Nostoc sp. UHCC 0702 contains the following coding sequences:
- a CDS encoding DEAD/DEAH box helicase: MNPTPGSIVSCRNRQWVVLPAENEDVIRLRPISGNEEEIAGIYQKLQELGIETLEAATFPLPTSISIKDHTAAVLLMDAARHLLRSGAGPFRCLGRLSLRPRPYQLVPLLMALRLKTVRLLIADDVGIGKTIEAGLIARELLDRGEIKRIAVLCPPHLCDQWQQELREKFHIDAVVVRSGTASKLKRAIANGTHIFSYYRHLIVSLDYAKAERRRASFITHCPDFVIVDEAHTCTRPSSKSTSGQQRHQLIQQIAEKNNRHLLLLSATPHSGIEESFLSLLGLLQPEFEQLTLDRLTEKQRDKLASHFIQRRRADVKQWLGNETPFPERDSQEKPYKLSKEYKQLFDDVYSFARGLVKTTTNDMSYAQRRGRYWSALALIRCVMSSPAAAVATLNRQVSKSGDDSLLADLDEDLMSSYVYDPTDQEQAVDATPTVVIEQGQQSYGDTDKRKLRAFVQAAQKLQGDKDQKLQSCIASIQSLLSEGFNPIIWCRYIATANYVADALKQKLEKRGSQVRVIAITGELSEDEREIRSSELKSYPQRVLVATDCLSEGVNLQTHFSAVIHYDLPWNPNRLEQREGRIDRYGQTASQVKTLLLYGSDNPVDGAVLDVLIRKAVQIHKTLGITVPVPMDSTTVSEAVFKSLFDRANDAVQLSLLDLLDEQESAVEQVHKNWDKAVEREKISRTRFAQRSIKPAEVEQELIESEQILGSEQDVQRFVLSAANRLSCSLTKKKQGWLLSTIPNFLQPSLGDKPRLFTFTTPAPEGVEYVGRNHPLVEGLARHIIEDALSNNQDPVAARCGFTTTDTVTKRTTLLLVRLRHLLNSPKHQSLLAEECAVVGFTGPPSNPIWLTPEEAKSLLEQANPVGDAPPGIKKGEIEDLLSQITEIESDLELFARERSHSLSQSHRRVRAITQEGQIQVKPQLPMDILGVYILQPGKRKQS; this comes from the coding sequence TTGAACCCCACTCCAGGCTCTATAGTGAGTTGTCGCAATCGGCAATGGGTTGTATTACCTGCGGAAAATGAGGATGTTATTCGCTTGCGTCCCATTTCAGGAAACGAAGAGGAAATAGCTGGAATTTATCAGAAGCTTCAGGAGTTAGGCATAGAAACGCTTGAAGCAGCAACTTTTCCCTTGCCTACTTCTATCAGTATCAAAGACCATACAGCAGCAGTTTTACTGATGGATGCAGCACGTCATTTGCTGCGAAGTGGAGCGGGGCCATTTCGGTGTTTGGGACGTTTATCATTGCGTCCTCGTCCCTATCAGTTAGTGCCTTTATTGATGGCGTTGCGATTAAAGACAGTGCGGCTGCTTATTGCTGACGACGTAGGAATTGGGAAAACCATAGAAGCTGGGCTAATAGCTCGTGAGCTTCTAGATCGAGGTGAAATAAAGCGGATAGCTGTTCTTTGCCCCCCTCATTTATGCGACCAGTGGCAGCAGGAATTACGCGAAAAGTTTCATATTGATGCGGTGGTAGTACGTTCTGGAACAGCTTCTAAATTAAAACGAGCGATCGCAAATGGCACTCATATATTTAGTTATTATCGACACCTCATTGTTAGCCTAGACTATGCCAAGGCAGAACGCCGTCGTGCAAGTTTTATTACACACTGCCCTGATTTTGTAATTGTGGATGAGGCTCATACTTGTACCCGTCCCAGTAGCAAGAGTACATCTGGGCAACAACGCCATCAATTAATTCAGCAGATTGCCGAGAAAAATAATCGCCATTTACTACTACTTTCTGCTACTCCTCACAGTGGCATTGAAGAATCCTTTTTATCACTGCTAGGATTGCTTCAACCGGAATTTGAACAATTAACCTTAGACCGCCTAACAGAGAAACAGCGAGACAAACTAGCAAGCCATTTTATTCAGCGTCGGCGGGCAGATGTTAAACAGTGGCTGGGCAATGAAACACCTTTTCCTGAAAGAGATTCCCAAGAAAAGCCTTACAAGTTATCTAAGGAATATAAACAATTATTCGATGATGTCTACAGCTTTGCTCGTGGGCTAGTAAAAACTACAACAAACGATATGAGCTATGCCCAGCGTCGGGGACGTTATTGGTCAGCATTGGCGTTGATTCGTTGTGTAATGTCTTCCCCAGCCGCCGCAGTAGCAACATTAAACCGTCAGGTGAGTAAATCAGGCGACGATAGTTTACTTGCTGATTTAGACGAAGACTTAATGAGTTCTTACGTTTACGACCCTACAGACCAGGAGCAAGCTGTTGATGCAACTCCGACTGTAGTTATAGAACAGGGGCAGCAAAGCTATGGCGATACAGATAAACGCAAACTCCGAGCTTTTGTGCAAGCAGCCCAAAAGTTACAGGGTGATAAAGACCAAAAATTACAATCATGTATCGCTTCCATACAAAGCCTGCTTTCAGAAGGTTTTAATCCGATTATCTGGTGTCGCTATATTGCCACAGCAAATTATGTTGCTGATGCTCTCAAGCAAAAACTAGAAAAGAGAGGCAGTCAAGTTCGAGTGATTGCTATTACTGGGGAACTTTCAGAGGATGAAAGAGAAATTCGCTCTTCAGAGTTAAAGTCATATCCTCAAAGAGTTTTGGTAGCTACTGATTGTTTGAGTGAAGGGGTAAACCTGCAAACTCACTTCAGTGCAGTGATTCACTATGATTTACCTTGGAATCCCAATCGCTTGGAGCAACGGGAGGGTCGTATTGACCGCTATGGACAAACAGCAAGCCAAGTTAAGACCTTGTTGCTTTACGGTTCAGATAATCCGGTGGATGGTGCAGTTTTGGACGTGCTAATTCGCAAGGCTGTACAAATTCACAAGACCTTGGGAATTACTGTTCCCGTACCAATGGACAGCACCACAGTGTCGGAAGCTGTTTTTAAATCTTTGTTTGACCGGGCTAATGATGCGGTGCAATTGTCTTTGTTGGATTTGTTGGATGAACAGGAATCTGCTGTTGAGCAAGTCCATAAAAATTGGGACAAAGCAGTAGAGCGAGAAAAGATTAGCCGTACCCGCTTTGCTCAACGCTCAATCAAACCTGCGGAAGTAGAGCAAGAACTAATTGAATCTGAGCAAATTCTAGGTAGTGAACAGGATGTGCAACGGTTCGTATTGTCAGCCGCAAATCGCCTATCTTGTTCGTTAACCAAGAAAAAACAGGGTTGGTTACTGTCTACAATTCCTAATTTTCTCCAGCCTTCACTGGGGGATAAGCCGCGCTTGTTTACTTTTACAACCCCAGCACCTGAAGGGGTGGAATATGTAGGGCGGAATCACCCATTAGTAGAAGGTTTAGCACGTCACATTATTGAAGATGCGCTCTCAAATAATCAAGACCCTGTAGCAGCAAGGTGTGGTTTTACTACAACCGATACTGTCACCAAGCGCACGACTTTACTGTTAGTGCGGCTACGGCATTTGTTAAACAGTCCCAAACACCAAAGTTTGCTGGCGGAAGAGTGTGCAGTAGTTGGATTTACTGGCCCGCCATCAAATCCTATTTGGCTGACACCAGAGGAAGCAAAATCTTTGCTGGAACAAGCTAACCCTGTGGGCGATGCGCCTCCAGGTATCAAAAAGGGCGAAATTGAAGACTTACTCAGTCAAATCACAGAGATTGAGTCTGATTTAGAACTATTTGCTAGAGAGCGATCGCATTCTCTTTCCCAATCCCATCGGCGAGTCAGAGCCATCACCCAAGAAGGGCAGATTCAGGTTAAACCCCAGCTACCGATGGATATTCTGGGCGTTTACATTCTTCAGCCAGGGAAAAGAAAGCAGAGTTAG
- a CDS encoding DUF559 domain-containing protein, with protein sequence MSVAGITLTGVQIEGNLLAADMTAELLAGNLKGQAPEDFGFSKSDKLADEIAIAWGDAKAYWAAFQRQLDRLDADDTATSVTRELWVVPLLRSLGYDPVYTAKAEVVEGQTYAISHRAEPGENKPPIHIIGCRIKVDHRPPSGTPRLSAHALVQEYLNKTEHLWAIATNGYRWRLLRDSSLMTRLTYIEFDLEQILNGENFAEFGLFYRLFHRSRLPEGMDDADKCLLEYYHQEALQQGGRVRDRLRDGVEKALIQLGTGFLQHPSNENLRQKLAAGTELTDIGYYRQLLRLIYRLLFLMVAESRNLLIGDDVEKARIYREYYSIERLRELAERPRWRREGFQDLWQGLRVTFLLFDENWQRKYLGLSPLNGDLFGSYTLPALDDCAIDNHDLLVAIRELSLYQDKGQLRRVNYAALDVEELGSIYESLLDFHPEISPKNYEFKLVFGSERKTTGSYYTPPQLVGQLIKTALEPVIEEKLKNSLTPSPSPTGRGEQEQEQELPFSPREKGLGDEGNESKEGKQDKWEVPLTVRRKMQEIAQQLRKQPTKSEAILWQALRNRNLDNRKFRRQHPIGTFIVDFFCQEERLIVEVDGAIHESQRYLDQQRQELLESLGLRFVRISSQQVETDLNATLEAILAAFLPSPSRHVEKQTQNLTPQPPSLLEKGENSKPLSLQERGLERGFPDSVKPLSLQERGFPEESKSLQEQALLSLKIVDPACGSGHFLLAAARRVGKELAKIRTGEAEPGSEPLKLAIRDVIQNCIYGVDLNPLAVDLCKVALWIEGFSRGFPLNFLDHRIKCGNSLVGVMDLSCLNEGIPDEAFKPVTGDDKKLSTQLKKRNKNERDKAGQLSIGEKLETDSVDYAEMWRQLGVIPETTPQQVKNKQKQYKENLQESSWWLKYSACNLWTAAFFMSLTEHHLQLLPTTEALNRLKREKVEKIRKSEDNYELKITNSELNKIVDAANKLAESKRFFHWCLEFPEVFEQGGFSCVLGNPPWERIKLQEKEFFASQSAEIANAVNKAAREKLIKELPKKNPELAQAFEEAKHDAEAQGKFIRESGRFPLTAVGDINTYAIFAETTRKLISSDGRVGVIVPTGIATDDTNKKFFADLTSTSQLASLYDFENREHLFSTLHTKTKFSLLTLSTSPNYQCNFAFMSTNLNNLKDDRRVFSLVPRAINLFNPNTGNCPLFRSSVDAELTKKIYQRVPVLENENTGSNPWGISFMTMFHMTNDSGLFKNEAGDGLVPLYEAKMFYHFDHRWATYNDGEVNNITDLNKNNPNSFTTPRYWINKKEVENRLENWDRSWLLSFRAITDSRNERTAIFSILPKVGVGNSAPVILLGIDKATLVSCLQANLSSLVFDFVTRQKVGGTNFNFFIVKQLPVLPPELYTAEDIKFISDRVLELVYTAWDMQPFAKDMGYDGEPFIWNPNRRALLRAELDAYYAKLYGLTRDELRYILDPADVYGADFPSETFRVLKNNEIKQFGEYRTQRLVLEAWDRMFS encoded by the coding sequence ATGAGTGTAGCAGGGATTACATTAACAGGCGTTCAGATTGAAGGTAATTTGTTAGCAGCAGATATGACTGCTGAATTGCTGGCTGGTAATCTGAAAGGGCAAGCACCAGAAGATTTTGGTTTTAGTAAAAGCGACAAACTAGCAGATGAAATTGCGATCGCTTGGGGTGATGCTAAAGCTTATTGGGCAGCATTTCAAAGGCAATTAGACAGGTTAGATGCAGATGACACCGCCACCAGCGTTACCCGCGAACTGTGGGTAGTTCCCTTGCTACGAAGTCTCGGATATGACCCTGTTTATACTGCAAAAGCGGAAGTGGTGGAAGGACAAACCTATGCGATTTCCCATCGTGCAGAACCGGGAGAGAATAAGCCACCTATCCACATTATTGGTTGTCGTATCAAGGTAGATCATCGTCCTCCCAGTGGCACACCCAGGTTATCAGCACACGCACTGGTGCAGGAGTATCTTAACAAGACAGAACATCTGTGGGCGATCGCCACTAATGGTTATCGCTGGCGGTTACTGCGCGACTCTTCCTTGATGACTCGTTTAACTTATATCGAATTTGACTTAGAACAGATTCTCAACGGTGAGAACTTTGCCGAATTTGGGCTATTTTATCGGTTGTTTCACCGTTCCCGCTTGCCTGAAGGTATGGATGATGCCGATAAGTGCTTGCTGGAATATTACCACCAAGAGGCACTGCAACAGGGCGGACGGGTACGCGACAGACTCCGAGATGGGGTAGAAAAAGCACTAATACAGTTAGGCACTGGTTTTCTACAACATCCCAGTAATGAGAACTTGCGGCAGAAGCTTGCTGCTGGTACAGAATTAACAGATATCGGATATTATCGCCAACTGTTGCGGCTGATTTATCGCCTACTGTTTTTGATGGTGGCAGAGTCCCGCAATTTATTAATTGGAGATGATGTAGAGAAAGCACGAATCTACCGAGAATATTACAGCATTGAGCGACTGCGAGAGTTAGCCGAGCGTCCCCGTTGGCGGCGGGAAGGCTTTCAAGATTTGTGGCAGGGTTTGCGGGTTACATTCTTGCTGTTTGATGAAAATTGGCAGAGAAAATATTTAGGATTATCACCATTAAATGGCGATTTATTTGGTTCGTACACTCTACCAGCTTTAGATGATTGTGCTATTGATAATCATGATTTGCTAGTAGCGATTCGGGAGTTATCTTTATATCAAGATAAGGGGCAATTACGACGGGTAAATTATGCTGCCTTGGATGTAGAAGAACTGGGTAGTATATATGAAAGTCTCCTTGATTTTCATCCAGAAATCTCTCCTAAAAATTACGAATTCAAATTAGTATTTGGTAGTGAGAGGAAAACTACTGGCTCTTACTATACGCCACCGCAGTTAGTAGGACAACTGATAAAAACAGCTTTAGAACCTGTTATTGAAGAGAAATTGAAGAATTCCCTCACCCCTAGCCCCTCTCCCACGGGGAGAGGGGAACAAGAACAAGAACAAGAACTCCCCTTCTCCCCAAGGGAGAAGGGGTTGGGGGATGAGGGTAATGAGAGTAAAGAGGGTAAACAAGATAAATGGGAAGTTCCTCTTACTGTTCGCAGAAAAATGCAAGAAATTGCTCAACAGTTACGCAAACAGCCAACAAAGAGTGAAGCAATTTTATGGCAGGCATTACGCAATCGCAACCTAGACAATCGCAAGTTTCGGCGACAGCATCCAATTGGTACATTTATAGTTGATTTCTTCTGTCAAGAAGAACGGCTGATTGTTGAAGTTGATGGAGCAATTCACGAATCTCAAAGATATCTAGACCAACAACGTCAAGAACTCCTGGAATCATTAGGGCTACGTTTTGTCCGTATCAGTAGCCAACAAGTTGAAACAGATTTAAATGCAACTTTAGAAGCAATTCTTGCTGCTTTTCTCCCCTCGCCTAGTCGTCATGTGGAAAAACAAACCCAAAACCTAACCCCCCAGCCCCCTTCCCTACTAGAGAAGGGAGAGAATTCAAAGCCTCTCTCCTTGCAGGAGAGAGGTTTGGAGAGAGGTTTTCCAGATTCGGTAAAGCCTCTCTCCTTGCAGGAGAGAGGTTTTCCAGAGGAGAGCAAGTCCCTACAAGAGCAAGCTTTACTCAGCCTCAAAATTGTAGACCCCGCCTGTGGTTCGGGCCATTTTCTCTTAGCCGCAGCACGTCGGGTAGGAAAGGAATTAGCTAAAATTCGCACTGGGGAAGCTGAACCAGGTAGTGAACCTTTAAAGTTAGCGATTCGAGATGTTATTCAAAATTGCATTTATGGGGTGGATTTAAATCCCTTGGCTGTTGATTTGTGCAAAGTAGCCTTATGGATTGAAGGTTTTTCTCGCGGCTTCCCTCTTAACTTTTTAGACCACAGGATTAAGTGTGGTAATTCCCTTGTGGGAGTGATGGATTTGAGTTGTTTGAATGAAGGAATCCCTGATGAAGCGTTTAAGCCAGTAACAGGTGATGATAAAAAACTATCTACACAGCTTAAGAAACGGAATAAAAACGAACGAGATAAAGCAGGACAACTATCAATTGGTGAGAAGTTAGAAACTGATAGCGTAGATTATGCAGAAATGTGGCGACAGTTGGGGGTAATTCCTGAAACCACACCACAACAAGTTAAAAATAAGCAAAAGCAATATAAAGAGAATCTGCAAGAATCTAGTTGGTGGTTGAAATATTCTGCTTGCAACTTATGGACAGCAGCGTTTTTTATGTCACTAACTGAGCATCATTTACAATTACTACCTACAACTGAAGCATTAAACCGTTTAAAGCGTGAAAAAGTAGAAAAAATTCGTAAATCAGAGGATAACTACGAATTAAAGATTACGAATTCTGAATTAAATAAGATTGTAGACGCAGCGAATAAGTTAGCTGAATCAAAACGCTTTTTTCACTGGTGTTTAGAGTTTCCTGAAGTATTTGAACAAGGTGGATTTAGTTGTGTGTTGGGTAATCCACCTTGGGAACGAATTAAGTTACAAGAGAAAGAATTTTTTGCTTCTCAAAGTGCGGAAATTGCTAACGCTGTAAATAAGGCAGCACGAGAGAAGTTGATTAAGGAATTACCTAAGAAAAATCCTGAGTTAGCACAAGCGTTTGAAGAAGCGAAGCATGATGCTGAGGCACAAGGGAAATTTATTCGGGAGTCGGGTAGATTTCCTTTAACTGCGGTGGGAGACATTAATACTTATGCTATTTTTGCTGAGACTACGAGAAAGTTGATTTCATCTGATGGAAGAGTTGGGGTGATTGTTCCTACCGGAATTGCAACTGACGACACTAATAAGAAATTTTTTGCTGATTTAACATCAACAAGTCAGTTAGCTAGTTTATATGACTTTGAAAATCGTGAGCATTTATTCTCCACACTTCATACAAAGACAAAATTTTCCTTATTAACACTCTCAACCTCACCTAATTATCAGTGTAATTTTGCTTTTATGTCAACTAATCTTAATAATTTAAAGGATGATAGGCGTGTATTTAGTCTTGTCCCTAGAGCAATCAATTTATTTAATCCTAATACTGGTAATTGTCCTCTTTTTAGAAGTAGTGTTGATGCAGAATTGACCAAGAAAATTTATCAGCGTGTTCCTGTTTTGGAGAATGAGAACACCGGTAGCAACCCTTGGGGTATTTCGTTTATGACTATGTTTCACATGACGAATGATAGTGGGTTATTTAAAAATGAGGCAGGTGATGGCTTAGTTCCACTTTATGAAGCAAAGATGTTTTATCATTTTGACCATCGGTGGGCGACTTATAATGATGGAGAAGTAAACAATATAACTGATCTCAATAAAAATAATCCCAATAGTTTTACAACACCTCGTTACTGGATAAATAAAAAAGAAGTTGAAAATCGTTTAGAAAACTGGGATAGAAGTTGGTTGCTAAGTTTTAGAGCAATTACAGATTCACGTAATGAACGAACTGCTATTTTTAGCATACTTCCCAAAGTAGGTGTAGGAAATAGTGCGCCTGTCATTTTACTTGGAATAGATAAAGCTACTCTAGTTTCTTGTTTACAAGCAAATTTAAGTAGTTTAGTTTTTGATTTTGTAACTAGACAAAAAGTAGGCGGAACGAACTTTAACTTTTTCATAGTCAAACAACTCCCCGTCCTTCCCCCAGAATTATACACCGCAGAAGATATCAAATTTATTAGCGATCGCGTACTCGAATTAGTCTACACAGCCTGGGATATGCAACCCTTCGCCAAAGACATGGGATACGACGGCGAACCCTTCATTTGGAATCCTAACAGACGCGCATTATTAAGAGCAGAATTAGACGCATATTACGCCAAACTCTACGGACTCACCCGCGATGAATTGCGATATATTCTCGACCCTGCTGATGTCTACGGTGCAGACTTCCCCAGCGAAACATTCCGTGTTCTAAAGAATAACGAAATTAAGCAGTTCGGTGAATACCGCACACAAAGACTGGTATTAGAAGCATGGGATAGAATGTTTTCATAA
- a CDS encoding Rpn family recombination-promoting nuclease/putative transposase, producing MKTDAIFYELIRQLPQIFFELIGKPDTNPNVYEFIALEIKQKSFRLDGLFSTIAGFENEPLYFVELQTYKDEEFYERLFGEIFLYFRQYKPANYEWYAIVIYDRRINETPPHPRYQFLIEHHVRRIYLNELNSETDDSIGIGITKLFVETPSKTPAIAKKLINQTRQELTDENLRLKVLAFIQTVVVYKFPNMTLEEIETMLNLGEDIEKTAFYQSILKKTKLQIVPALLKKGLSIQEIAESLEIDVEEVREIAEEQ from the coding sequence ATGAAAACAGATGCAATTTTTTACGAACTAATTAGACAACTGCCACAAATATTTTTTGAACTAATTGGGAAGCCTGACACCAATCCTAATGTTTATGAATTTATTGCACTAGAGATTAAACAAAAAAGCTTCCGATTAGATGGTTTATTTTCTACCATTGCAGGTTTTGAGAATGAACCATTATATTTTGTAGAACTCCAAACATACAAAGATGAAGAATTCTACGAACGACTGTTTGGTGAAATATTTCTTTATTTCCGTCAATATAAACCAGCAAATTACGAATGGTATGCAATTGTTATTTATGACAGACGTATTAACGAAACTCCACCCCACCCACGTTATCAGTTTTTGATAGAACATCATGTGCGCCGTATCTACCTTAACGAACTTAACAGCGAAACAGATGACTCCATAGGGATAGGAATTACAAAATTATTTGTAGAAACTCCAAGCAAAACTCCGGCTATTGCCAAAAAACTTATAAACCAAACAAGACAAGAGTTAACTGATGAAAACCTTCGGCTGAAAGTGTTAGCATTTATCCAAACCGTTGTTGTTTACAAATTTCCAAATATGACCTTGGAGGAAATAGAAACCATGCTTAACTTAGGTGAAGATATAGAAAAAACTGCTTTTTACCAAAGTATTTTGAAAAAGACCAAGTTACAAATTGTACCAGCATTACTGAAGAAAGGTCTAAGCATTCAGGAAATTGCTGAATCATTAGAAATAGATGTGGAAGAAGTAAGAGAAATTGCAGAAGAACAATAA
- a CDS encoding DEAD/DEAH box helicase gives MKITIKLQELLQQPEDAILSISNLLSQKLAFLDCTGVVAVTPEQLTLLFTGIPQNWDIQEIQEIFDFSTITQTFNYQLREWIDQRLGRTTHQVSLKSNSSSPTNSQFLDIFNFRNEVIGDYRRYIESFLKIRDEKVKTFVDSELEKGQLWTDPLVQLNPKYRPGASVATLVQQGVLHPDCKRYFSKDGEPFTFHYHQKQAFETAQRQEHYVVTTGTGSGKSLTYVVPIINDLLHNPEIKGVRAILVYPMNALINSQEEELRKFLKQVPNTHIRVEKYTGQEKGEKKVEIQNNPPQILLTNYVMLELMLSRTHEDKLVESPDLKFLILDELHTYRGRQGADVSILIRKLRQRCGQKLLCIGTSATMSSEGSRQQRRQVVADVASKLFGVEIKSSNVIDETLERSIQSAAPTTEKLRESIIEGLRPKSEQTLEAFQQHPLSHWVEMNFGLEEKEGHLVRRTPITLETGAEQLANQTQLDEETCLNILKQIFLWGSKTKGLAFRLHQFISQGGSVYATIENRNQRLLTLEGQYTTTKNRLLYPLVFCRECGQDYYVVLYDAEKDIVLPQLPTALDSLDNEDIKEGYLTLDEPGLWDKEDEERLPNSWFKETKKQGRIPDKKYAAFIPRKLQVLPNGKVINSVLEGTTCWFIPKPFLTCLHCGVLYDQKKNEFTKLSRLSSEGRSTATTLLCLSSVSRLKQVFTDEKAKAAKILSFTDNRQDASLQAGHFNDFVQTSFLRAALNSAMQENQQLTHKGLAAEVVKKMGLSQADYARQVAEFGIGKRKNEEAFSNLIEYRLYEDLRRGWRIVQPNLEQCGLLTIEYAELLATCENTQLWQKYRHPILLQASPAQRYFVIKTFLDHLRKKLVIDAEILQKNGIEQLRKEVSQALKDPWTIDAFEQDLRNCHKQWCGVTAPCA, from the coding sequence ATGAAAATCACTATAAAATTACAAGAATTATTACAGCAACCTGAAGATGCAATTTTATCTATTAGCAATTTATTAAGTCAAAAATTAGCATTCCTAGATTGTACAGGAGTCGTGGCAGTTACACCAGAGCAATTAACTTTGCTATTTACAGGTATTCCTCAAAATTGGGATATACAAGAAATTCAGGAAATCTTTGACTTTTCTACTATTACTCAAACCTTTAACTACCAACTTCGAGAATGGATTGACCAACGCTTAGGTCGAACAACTCATCAAGTATCACTAAAGAGTAATTCATCTTCTCCCACTAATTCTCAGTTTCTTGATATTTTTAATTTCCGCAACGAAGTCATTGGCGACTACCGCCGCTATATTGAAAGCTTCCTTAAAATCCGTGACGAAAAAGTAAAAACCTTTGTCGATAGCGAGTTAGAAAAAGGTCAACTCTGGACTGACCCTTTAGTGCAACTTAACCCTAAATATCGTCCAGGCGCATCTGTCGCCACATTAGTACAACAAGGAGTTCTCCATCCAGACTGTAAACGCTACTTCTCAAAAGATGGTGAACCTTTTACCTTCCACTACCACCAAAAACAAGCCTTTGAAACTGCACAACGTCAAGAACACTACGTTGTCACCACAGGAACGGGTTCTGGTAAAAGCCTAACTTATGTTGTCCCCATTATTAATGATTTACTTCACAATCCTGAAATCAAGGGAGTTAGGGCTATTTTGGTTTATCCCATGAATGCCCTAATTAATTCTCAAGAAGAAGAATTAAGAAAATTTCTCAAACAAGTACCTAACACCCACATTCGCGTTGAAAAGTATACAGGGCAAGAAAAAGGAGAGAAGAAAGTCGAAATTCAAAACAACCCGCCTCAAATCTTACTAACAAATTACGTGATGCTAGAGTTAATGCTCTCTCGCACTCACGAAGATAAGTTAGTAGAATCCCCCGATTTAAAATTCCTCATACTAGATGAACTGCATACTTACAGAGGACGGCAAGGCGCAGATGTCAGCATCTTAATTCGCAAACTTCGGCAACGCTGCGGCCAGAAACTTTTGTGCATTGGTACTAGTGCCACCATGTCTTCCGAAGGTTCCCGCCAACAACGCCGTCAGGTAGTCGCAGATGTTGCTAGTAAATTATTCGGTGTGGAAATTAAATCCAGCAACGTCATCGATGAAACTTTAGAACGTTCTATCCAAAGTGCTGCACCCACAACAGAAAAATTGCGTGAAAGTATTATCGAAGGTTTACGGCCAAAGTCAGAACAAACCTTAGAGGCTTTTCAACAGCATCCCCTGAGTCATTGGGTAGAGATGAACTTTGGTTTAGAAGAAAAAGAAGGTCATCTCGTCCGTCGTACACCCATCACCCTAGAAACAGGTGCAGAACAACTCGCAAATCAAACCCAACTGGACGAAGAAACTTGTTTAAATATCCTCAAACAGATATTTCTGTGGGGAAGCAAAACTAAGGGGTTGGCATTCCGCCTGCATCAGTTTATTTCCCAAGGGGGTAGCGTTTACGCCACCATTGAAAATCGCAACCAACGACTTCTCACCCTCGAAGGTCAATACACAACCACCAAAAACCGACTGCTATATCCCCTCGTATTTTGTCGGGAATGCGGACAGGACTATTACGTTGTGCTATACGATGCGGAAAAAGACATTGTACTGCCTCAATTACCCACAGCCTTAGATAGCCTTGACAATGAAGACATCAAAGAAGGCTACCTAACCCTTGATGAACCAGGACTTTGGGATAAAGAAGACGAAGAGAGACTTCCTAACTCATGGTTTAAAGAAACTAAAAAGCAAGGGCGTATTCCTGACAAAAAATATGCAGCTTTTATCCCCCGTAAGTTGCAAGTTCTCCCCAACGGTAAAGTTATAAACTCTGTATTAGAGGGAACAACTTGTTGGTTTATTCCTAAACCCTTTCTTACCTGTCTTCACTGCGGCGTACTATACGACCAAAAGAAAAACGAATTTACCAAACTCTCTCGTTTGAGTAGTGAAGGACGTAGTACCGCAACTACCTTACTTTGTCTTTCTAGCGTCAGTCGCCTCAAGCAAGTTTTCACTGACGAGAAAGCCAAAGCCGCCAAAATCCTCAGCTTTACCGATAACCGTCAGGATGCTTCATTACAGGCTGGACATTTCAATGATTTTGTCCAAACCAGTTTCTTGCGGGCAGCTTTGAATAGTGCCATGCAGGAAAATCAACAATTAACTCACAAAGGACTGGCGGCAGAAGTTGTCAAAAAAATGGGTTTATCGCAAGCAGACTATGCCCGTCAAGTTGCCGAATTTGGCATTGGTAAACGCAAGAATGAAGAAGCTTTTAGCAACTTAATTGAATATCGACTATACGAAGATTTACGTCGCGGTTGGCGAATTGTTCAACCTAATCTAGAACAGTGCGGCTTATTAACCATAGAATACGCTGAACTATTAGCAACTTGTGAAAATACTCAACTTTGGCAAAAATACCGCCATCCCATTTTACTACAAGCCTCACCTGCACAAAGATATTTTGTCATCAAAACCTTTCTTGACCACCTGCGGAAGAAATTAGTAATTGATGCCGAAATTTTACAGAAAAATGGCATAGAACAACTACGGAAAGAAGTATCCCAAGCACTAAAAGACCCTTGGACAATTGATGCTTTTGAACAGGACTTACGCAACTGTCACAAGCAATGGTGCGGTGTAACCGCGCCGTGCGCCTAA